In the genome of Bradyrhizobium sp. CIAT3101, one region contains:
- a CDS encoding GNAT family N-acetyltransferase gives MAATDGPPVIKLGLDDAMAGLVLSTEAHWNQTEEDWRIFLRDGVVFGIRTGILLVATAALLPYSGNNAWISMVLVTASHRRRGLATRLVDACLETARKNGLTSWLDATPDGVAVYGPLGFTPTLQLRRMKLATPARAAAPHLSSASIDALRARDRRATGLDRTALLSAFAQRSGSRIVSANGAIALVRDGRTARHIGPLFADNAAAALALVHAIVRSETGPLLLDAVAPQAAFLEGLTASGWTIERPFQRMRFGPATTASEEMPFAVAGPEFG, from the coding sequence ATGGCCGCTACTGACGGGCCTCCCGTCATCAAGCTCGGCCTGGATGATGCCATGGCCGGGCTCGTGCTCTCGACGGAAGCGCACTGGAACCAGACGGAGGAGGACTGGCGCATTTTCCTGCGCGACGGCGTCGTGTTCGGCATCCGCACCGGCATACTGCTGGTCGCGACCGCCGCGCTGCTGCCCTATTCCGGCAACAACGCCTGGATCAGCATGGTGCTGGTGACGGCAAGCCATCGCCGCCGCGGCCTCGCCACGCGCCTCGTCGATGCCTGCCTGGAAACCGCGCGCAAGAACGGCCTGACCAGCTGGCTTGATGCCACGCCAGACGGGGTTGCGGTCTACGGGCCGCTCGGCTTCACGCCGACGCTGCAATTGCGGCGGATGAAGCTCGCGACACCCGCGCGGGCCGCAGCGCCACACTTGTCATCCGCGAGCATCGATGCGCTTCGCGCGCGCGACCGGCGGGCCACCGGGCTCGATCGCACTGCGCTGCTGTCAGCCTTCGCGCAGCGCTCCGGCTCGCGCATCGTCTCGGCCAACGGAGCCATCGCACTGGTGCGCGACGGCCGGACCGCCCGCCACATCGGCCCGTTATTCGCCGACAATGCCGCGGCAGCGCTGGCGCTGGTTCATGCGATCGTACGCTCCGAGACCGGCCCACTCCTGCTCGACGCGGTCGCGCCGCAGGCTGCGTTCCTCGAAGGATTGACCGCATCGGGCTGGACCATCGAGCGCCCGTTCCAGCGCATGCGGTTCGGCCCCGCCACCACCGCGAGCGAAGAAATGCCATTCGCCGTCGCCGGCCCCGAATTCGGATAG
- a CDS encoding dihydrodipicolinate synthase family protein, translating into MHHSQINADVRKLIAEGTVLPAHPLALTAERQLDKKHQRALTRYYIDAGSGGLAVGVHTTQFAIRDVGLYRPVLELAAETAATWTKRPLAMVAGLAGPTAQAVTEARTARGIGYHAGLLSLAAMKSASEDEIIAHCTAVASEIPLVGFYLQPAVGGVILSSRFWQRFASIDNVIAIKIAPFNRYRTLDVLRGVAAAGALDRVALYTGNDDHILLDLMLPFDLRDKGVTTRTYFKGGLLGHWSVWTASAIQQFERCKQARHKDSVPADLLALDARVTDCNSAFFDVANNFHGCIAGCHEVLRRQGLMQGLWCLDPNEGLSSGQKDEIDRVTREHADLSDDAFVADNLSNWLA; encoded by the coding sequence ATGCACCACAGCCAGATCAACGCCGACGTCCGCAAGCTCATTGCCGAGGGTACCGTGCTCCCGGCGCATCCGCTCGCGCTCACCGCCGAGCGCCAGCTCGACAAGAAACATCAGCGCGCCTTGACGCGCTACTACATCGACGCCGGCTCCGGCGGCCTTGCCGTCGGCGTGCACACCACCCAATTCGCGATCCGCGACGTCGGCCTCTACCGCCCCGTGCTCGAGCTCGCCGCAGAGACCGCCGCGACCTGGACCAAGCGTCCGCTGGCCATGGTCGCGGGCCTCGCCGGCCCGACCGCACAGGCCGTCACCGAAGCCCGCACCGCGCGCGGCATCGGCTATCACGCGGGCCTGCTCAGCCTCGCCGCGATGAAGAGCGCCTCCGAGGACGAGATCATCGCGCACTGCACCGCCGTTGCTTCCGAGATCCCGCTCGTCGGCTTCTACCTTCAGCCGGCGGTCGGCGGCGTCATCCTGTCGAGCCGGTTCTGGCAGCGCTTTGCCTCGATCGACAACGTGATCGCGATCAAGATCGCACCGTTCAACCGCTACCGCACGCTCGACGTGCTGCGCGGCGTCGCGGCCGCCGGTGCGCTCGATCGCGTCGCGCTCTACACGGGTAACGACGATCACATCCTGCTCGACCTGATGCTGCCGTTCGACTTGCGCGACAAGGGCGTCACCACGCGCACTTATTTCAAGGGTGGCCTGCTGGGCCACTGGTCGGTCTGGACGGCGAGCGCAATACAGCAGTTCGAACGCTGCAAGCAGGCGCGGCACAAGGACAGCGTGCCGGCCGACCTGCTCGCACTCGATGCCCGCGTCACCGATTGCAACAGCGCCTTCTTCGACGTCGCCAACAATTTTCACGGCTGCATCGCCGGCTGTCACGAGGTGCTGCGGCGCCAGGGCCTGATGCAGGGCCTGTGGTGCCTCGATCCGAACGAGGGTCTGAGCTCCGGCCAGAAGGACGAGATCGATCGCGTCACACGCGAGCACGCTGATCTGAGCGACGATGCCTTTGTGGCCGACAATCTGAGCAATTGGCTGGCATGA
- a CDS encoding ABC transporter ATP-binding protein, whose product MSSKPFISLQGVRKVYRSGGTEFLAVSDVTMDVQEGELVSLVGPSGCGKTTVMKILAGLHGADGGTVTIGNAESPFDPTRDIGMVFQQALLLKWRTILDNVLLPAEIVGLPIKAARERARDLLNLVGLAGYEQKYPRELSGGMQQRTAIARAFIHDPKLILMDEPFGALDALTREQMNLEMLRIWRESGKTIIFVTHSIQEAVFLSSHCAVLTAGPAKMADYFPIDLPFPRDLPLKTTDAFGAYARRIYAKLGLGSS is encoded by the coding sequence ATGAGCTCAAAACCCTTCATCAGCCTGCAAGGCGTCCGAAAGGTCTATCGCAGCGGCGGCACCGAGTTCCTCGCGGTGTCCGACGTGACCATGGACGTGCAGGAAGGTGAGCTGGTTTCGCTGGTCGGTCCGTCCGGCTGCGGCAAGACCACGGTGATGAAGATCCTGGCCGGCCTGCACGGTGCCGACGGCGGCACGGTGACGATCGGCAATGCCGAGAGCCCGTTCGATCCGACCCGGGACATCGGCATGGTGTTCCAGCAGGCTCTGCTGCTGAAATGGCGCACCATCCTCGACAATGTGCTGTTACCGGCCGAGATCGTCGGACTGCCGATCAAGGCCGCGCGCGAGCGGGCGCGCGACCTGCTCAACCTCGTCGGCCTTGCCGGCTATGAACAGAAATATCCGCGAGAGCTCTCCGGCGGCATGCAGCAACGCACCGCGATCGCGCGCGCCTTCATCCACGATCCGAAGCTGATCCTGATGGACGAGCCGTTCGGCGCGCTGGACGCGCTGACACGCGAGCAGATGAATCTCGAGATGCTGCGGATCTGGCGGGAGAGCGGCAAGACCATCATCTTCGTCACACACTCCATCCAGGAGGCCGTGTTCTTGTCCTCCCACTGCGCCGTGCTGACTGCGGGTCCCGCCAAGATGGCCGACTACTTCCCGATCGACCTGCCCTTCCCGCGCGATCTTCCGCTCAAGACGACTGATGCGTTCGGCGCCTATGCGCGGCGGATCTACGCGAAACTCGGGCTGGGCTCCTCCTGA
- a CDS encoding adhesin has protein sequence MAADYAAGGGVNNAPSGFATAVGPSATTQGIFAAAYGYSASASGNTAVAIGGLSNATGDNATAIGIGTTATGLSASAFGDNSTATGTGATAAGTHASAIGADSAAFGGSAIASGATATATGAHSSAFGAAATATGEGSSALGDSATATGAGSLANGTFATATGQNSIATGERATATGANSKANGGAATAYGESSNALGTRAVAIGDSSNATGTFAVALGANAGATGNAATAVGTFASATGEGTVSLGTSANANGAGATALGASAIANTGGTSLGSNAQANGVNAMALGMNAVAQAANSVAIGAGSVATAANTVSFGTAGNERRLTNVAAGINPTDAVNMSQLSGITSGFQSQIGSLQAQIGNNLTEARRGIAAAVAAASAPMPSAPGKTIWQVRGSTFHGEGGFGVGFAHRLNTAMPFTVVGGYGNGGGTEHTAYLGVGGEF, from the coding sequence ATGGCTGCCGACTACGCGGCCGGCGGCGGCGTCAACAACGCGCCATCCGGCTTCGCCACGGCGGTCGGGCCGAGCGCGACGACACAGGGGATATTCGCCGCTGCCTATGGCTACTCGGCTAGTGCAAGCGGCAACACCGCGGTTGCCATCGGCGGCTTGTCCAACGCGACCGGCGATAACGCGACCGCGATCGGTATCGGCACCACGGCAACCGGACTATCGGCCAGCGCCTTTGGTGACAATTCCACCGCAACCGGCACAGGCGCCACGGCTGCCGGTACACACGCCTCCGCCATCGGCGCCGATTCCGCTGCGTTCGGTGGCTCCGCCATCGCGAGTGGTGCAACCGCCACGGCGACGGGCGCCCATAGCTCCGCGTTCGGGGCGGCGGCAACCGCAACCGGCGAGGGCAGCAGCGCCCTCGGCGACAGCGCCACCGCAACCGGCGCCGGCAGCCTCGCCAATGGCACCTTTGCGACCGCGACGGGCCAGAACAGCATCGCCACGGGCGAACGCGCAACGGCGACCGGCGCCAACAGCAAGGCCAATGGTGGCGCGGCCACGGCCTATGGAGAAAGCAGTAACGCGCTCGGCACCCGTGCCGTCGCCATCGGCGACAGCAGCAACGCGACCGGCACTTTCGCAGTCGCGCTCGGCGCCAACGCCGGCGCCACCGGCAACGCGGCGACCGCGGTCGGCACCTTCGCCTCTGCCACCGGTGAGGGCACGGTCTCGCTCGGCACGTCGGCCAACGCCAATGGAGCCGGCGCCACCGCGCTCGGCGCGTCGGCCATCGCGAACACCGGCGGCACGTCGCTCGGCAGCAACGCGCAGGCAAATGGCGTCAACGCGATGGCGCTCGGGATGAACGCCGTGGCACAGGCAGCCAATTCCGTCGCGATCGGCGCCGGCTCGGTCGCAACCGCCGCCAACACCGTGTCGTTCGGTACGGCCGGCAACGAGCGGCGCCTGACCAATGTCGCCGCCGGCATCAATCCGACCGATGCCGTCAACATGAGCCAACTCTCCGGCATCACCTCCGGATTTCAGTCGCAGATCGGCTCGCTCCAGGCGCAGATCGGCAATAATCTGACCGAAGCGCGGCGCGGTATCGCTGCCGCTGTTGCGGCCGCCAGCGCGCCGATGCCGTCCGCACCGGGCAAGACCATCTGGCAGGTCCGCGGCTCCACGTTTCACGGCGAGGGCGGCTTCGGTGTTGGTTTCGCCCATCGCCTCAACACCGCCATGCCGTTCACCGTCGTGGGTGGCTATGGCAATGGCGGCGGCACCGAGCACACGGCCTATCTCGGCGTCGGCGGAGAATTTTGA
- a CDS encoding substrate-binding domain-containing protein, which produces MKRRTFLTGGAVAGATTLVAAPAIAQSAPEIKWRLTSSFPKSLDTIYGTAQTFAKYVAEATDNKFQIQTFAAGELVPGLQALDAVSVNTVEMAQTPLYFYIGKEPALAYATGAPFGMNHRHQESWWYFGGGAELTNEALKPFKTHAILCGNSGTQMGGWFRKEIKTVDDLKGLKFRIAGMGGHVLARLGVVPQQLAGGDIYAALEKGSLDAVEFVGPYDDEKLGFQKVAKYYYFPGWWEGGAMLHMIVNDEKWASLPKQYQAIVNQAASAAGAWMLEKYDSVNPAALKRLIANGAELKAFPQPVMEASYNATQEHLNELAAKSDLFKRTKESHDAYQKELLFYTQIAENYYDNYLLSKMRKG; this is translated from the coding sequence ATGAAACGCCGTACATTTCTCACGGGCGGCGCGGTCGCCGGCGCGACGACGCTGGTTGCGGCCCCTGCGATCGCGCAAAGCGCGCCCGAGATCAAATGGCGCCTGACCTCGAGCTTCCCGAAGTCGCTCGACACCATCTACGGCACGGCGCAGACCTTCGCGAAATACGTCGCTGAAGCCACCGACAACAAATTCCAGATCCAGACCTTTGCCGCCGGCGAGCTCGTCCCCGGTCTGCAGGCGCTCGATGCCGTCAGCGTCAACACCGTCGAGATGGCGCAGACGCCGCTCTACTTCTACATCGGCAAGGAGCCGGCGCTGGCCTACGCCACCGGCGCGCCGTTCGGCATGAACCATCGCCACCAGGAGTCCTGGTGGTACTTTGGCGGCGGCGCCGAGCTGACCAACGAGGCGCTGAAGCCGTTCAAGACGCACGCCATTCTCTGCGGCAATTCCGGCACCCAGATGGGCGGCTGGTTTCGCAAGGAGATCAAGACCGTCGACGATCTCAAGGGCCTGAAATTCCGCATCGCCGGCATGGGTGGCCACGTGCTGGCGCGGCTCGGTGTCGTGCCGCAGCAGCTCGCGGGCGGCGACATCTATGCGGCGCTGGAGAAGGGCTCGCTCGACGCGGTCGAATTCGTCGGTCCCTATGACGACGAGAAGCTCGGCTTCCAGAAGGTCGCCAAGTACTACTATTTCCCCGGCTGGTGGGAAGGCGGCGCCATGCTGCACATGATCGTCAATGACGAGAAGTGGGCGAGCCTGCCGAAGCAGTATCAGGCCATCGTCAACCAGGCCGCGTCCGCGGCCGGCGCCTGGATGCTCGAGAAGTACGACAGCGTGAACCCGGCGGCGTTGAAGCGGCTGATCGCGAACGGCGCGGAGCTGAAGGCGTTCCCGCAGCCGGTGATGGAAGCCAGCTACAACGCGACCCAGGAGCATCTGAACGAGCTCGCCGCCAAGAGCGACCTGTTCAAGCGCACCAAGGAAAGCCACGACGCGTATCAGAAGGAACTGCTGTTCTACACGCAGATCGCGGAGAACTATTACGACAACTATCTGCTCAGCAAGATGCGCAAGGGCTGA
- a CDS encoding MarR family transcriptional regulator, producing MNPLAVRQAFTILRRAMLPCQHDALRDIAVQPVVEAVRAAAIVRAASRSDRVALDSLSESSRCSRMRLHRLCERCTSMQPGKARIRKRIARPQRAARVTKPSRPAPRVVSGTKTAKAKPLALGDLSQLLGYSIRRAQLWIFKEFSRQLAAFEISPAQFSVLCVIDANPGVNQLAVAQLLSIERAGLGRLVDHLEGRGLVRRTASAINRRYYVLYLTEAGTALLGRLRPAAAESDKALAAKIGPRAYKELRQALSVFVGDA from the coding sequence TTGAACCCGCTCGCGGTGCGGCAGGCTTTCACGATCCTTAGGCGAGCCATGTTGCCGTGTCAACATGACGCATTGCGCGATATTGCTGTGCAACCTGTCGTAGAAGCTGTACGCGCCGCCGCGATAGTCCGCGCGGCTTCTCGATCCGACCGCGTTGCGTTAGACTCGCTGTCCGAATCCTCGAGATGCAGCCGGATGCGCTTGCACCGGCTTTGCGAAAGATGCACGTCGATGCAGCCAGGCAAGGCACGGATCAGGAAGCGGATCGCGCGACCACAGCGGGCGGCGCGCGTGACAAAGCCGTCGCGACCGGCGCCGCGCGTCGTATCCGGCACGAAAACGGCCAAAGCGAAACCGCTTGCCCTCGGCGACCTCTCGCAACTGCTCGGCTATTCCATTCGCCGGGCGCAGCTCTGGATCTTCAAGGAATTCAGCCGTCAGTTGGCGGCCTTCGAGATCAGTCCCGCCCAATTTTCCGTGCTCTGCGTGATCGACGCCAATCCCGGCGTCAACCAGCTGGCGGTCGCGCAGCTTCTGTCGATCGAGCGGGCCGGGCTCGGCAGGCTGGTGGATCATCTGGAGGGCCGGGGCCTGGTCCGGCGCACGGCGTCGGCGATCAACCGCCGTTATTACGTGCTCTATTTGACCGAGGCCGGCACGGCGCTGCTGGGCCGGCTGAGGCCCGCGGCGGCCGAAAGCGACAAGGCGCTCGCGGCCAAGATCGGCCCGCGCGCCTACAAGGAATTGCGACAGGCTCTGTCGGTCTTTGTCGGGGACGCCTGA
- a CDS encoding tannase/feruloyl esterase family alpha/beta hydrolase → MKRFFLASTIVATWASLGPQATAHGLPPSGVAPRSSCTALTGLTLPNTQILSATQKSGYCNVVGIINKRVSTQDPDHFTYGIGFALNLPNTWHGRFEMMGGGGTDGSLNADPQGAAGVELGQGWAVAADDGGHEDSATNVVGGHQDDDANAGGSAHFAIDAQARRDYGYNGIEKTATTAKQIISYFYGLETVYSYIMGCSNGGRDAMVASQRSPWLFDGVISQNPGFNLPQAGLAEAWNEQVLGTLSTSKDVNGQPYIPDTFPQQDLQVASAAILSACDALDGLVDGIIDNYHACTAKKVYPALASYTCGTGSHGSTPHGGTCLTSAQVDALKKIYTGPVNSKGERLYSNWFWDAGIWTPPTAPGAGWQFWNVVTAPVPGVNTAINLTLGAGAIPMIFQTPPVVTPVNGPTGQEAFVFKFNFDTDAPKIFTKTAAYPESSMDFMAAVATDLRPFRSRGGKLIISSSVNDGIFSGAAIARWYRKMNQRMDNHATDFARLFMVPNMAHCGGGAATTSFATNELKAITDWVENGIAPERIIAANTNTTSPYPTGGVFDPRIAQNFPTGGTRPLCVYPRIPAYKGSGLTSDATSFACVDPGFGRGGDHDFHDDDDGHGGDGH, encoded by the coding sequence ATGAAACGATTTTTCCTCGCCTCGACGATCGTCGCCACGTGGGCGTCGCTCGGCCCGCAGGCAACGGCACACGGGCTGCCGCCGAGCGGCGTGGCCCCGCGCTCGTCCTGCACCGCCCTCACCGGGCTCACTCTGCCGAACACGCAGATCCTGAGCGCGACGCAGAAATCCGGCTATTGCAACGTGGTCGGCATCATCAACAAGCGCGTCTCCACGCAAGACCCCGATCATTTCACCTACGGCATCGGCTTTGCGCTCAATCTGCCCAACACCTGGCATGGCCGCTTCGAGATGATGGGCGGCGGCGGCACCGACGGCAGCCTCAATGCCGACCCGCAAGGTGCGGCCGGCGTCGAGCTCGGCCAGGGCTGGGCGGTGGCGGCCGACGACGGCGGCCACGAGGACAGCGCGACCAACGTGGTCGGCGGCCATCAGGACGACGACGCCAATGCCGGCGGCTCCGCGCATTTCGCGATCGATGCGCAGGCACGCCGCGACTACGGCTATAACGGCATCGAGAAGACCGCGACCACCGCCAAGCAGATCATCTCCTATTTCTACGGCCTCGAGACCGTCTATTCCTACATCATGGGCTGCTCGAACGGCGGCCGCGACGCGATGGTCGCCTCGCAACGATCGCCCTGGCTGTTCGACGGCGTGATCTCGCAAAACCCGGGCTTCAACCTGCCGCAGGCGGGCCTCGCCGAAGCCTGGAACGAGCAGGTGCTCGGCACGCTGTCGACCAGCAAGGACGTCAACGGCCAGCCCTATATTCCCGACACGTTCCCGCAGCAGGACCTTCAGGTGGCATCGGCTGCGATCCTGAGCGCCTGCGACGCACTCGACGGCCTCGTTGACGGCATCATCGACAATTACCACGCATGTACGGCGAAGAAGGTGTATCCGGCACTCGCGAGCTACACCTGCGGCACCGGCTCGCACGGCAGCACGCCGCACGGCGGCACTTGCCTGACCAGCGCGCAGGTCGATGCGCTGAAGAAGATCTACACCGGACCGGTCAATTCAAAGGGCGAGCGGCTCTATTCGAACTGGTTCTGGGATGCCGGCATCTGGACGCCGCCGACCGCGCCGGGCGCGGGCTGGCAATTCTGGAATGTCGTCACTGCTCCGGTGCCTGGCGTCAACACCGCGATCAATCTGACGCTCGGTGCCGGCGCGATCCCGATGATCTTCCAGACGCCGCCCGTCGTCACGCCCGTCAACGGACCGACCGGCCAGGAAGCCTTCGTGTTCAAATTCAACTTCGACACGGATGCGCCGAAGATCTTCACGAAGACCGCGGCCTATCCTGAGAGTTCGATGGACTTCATGGCGGCGGTCGCAACCGATTTGCGTCCGTTCAGGTCGCGCGGCGGCAAGCTGATCATCTCGTCCTCGGTCAATGACGGCATCTTCTCCGGCGCCGCGATCGCCCGCTGGTATCGCAAGATGAACCAGCGCATGGACAATCACGCGACTGATTTCGCGCGGCTGTTCATGGTGCCCAACATGGCCCATTGCGGCGGCGGCGCGGCGACCACCAGCTTCGCCACCAACGAGCTCAAGGCGATCACGGACTGGGTCGAGAACGGCATCGCGCCGGAACGGATCATCGCGGCCAATACCAACACCACCTCGCCCTACCCGACCGGCGGCGTGTTCGATCCGCGCATTGCCCAGAACTTTCCGACCGGAGGCACGCGGCCGCTCTGCGTCTATCCCAGGATTCCCGCGTACAAGGGCAGCGGCCTGACCAGCGATGCGACAAGCTTTGCGTGCGTCGATCCCGGCTTCGGCCGAGGCGGCGACCACGACTTCCACGACGATGACGACGGCCACGGCGGCGACGGGCACTGA
- a CDS encoding SMI1/KNR4 family protein: protein MDIAKFIAGVDSAAGEPPTEAALASFETVLGCRLPDDYRQFLLACAGGYFQGSAEFNWPQGHWAGAIQEVLGLRSDECSLARTRETPQWPTVDELLWIMSDHGGNPICMTIDQAHFGKIWFIDHEVAEYEKPWTLAEAMSDNWGYVLPLAPTFGDFIAGVYEEAKAA from the coding sequence ATGGACATCGCTAAATTCATCGCGGGCGTCGATAGCGCCGCAGGTGAGCCGCCGACCGAAGCCGCGCTCGCATCGTTCGAGACGGTGCTGGGGTGTCGCCTGCCGGATGACTATCGCCAGTTCCTGCTGGCCTGCGCCGGCGGTTATTTCCAGGGCTCGGCCGAGTTCAACTGGCCGCAAGGGCATTGGGCCGGCGCGATCCAGGAGGTGCTGGGATTGCGGAGCGATGAATGCTCGCTGGCGCGGACGCGTGAGACGCCGCAATGGCCGACCGTCGATGAACTCCTGTGGATCATGAGCGATCACGGCGGCAATCCGATCTGCATGACGATCGACCAGGCGCATTTCGGCAAGATCTGGTTCATCGATCACGAGGTCGCCGAATATGAGAAGCCGTGGACGCTCGCCGAGGCGATGTCCGACAATTGGGGCTACGTCCTGCCGCTTGCGCCGACATTCGGCGACTTCATCGCGGGCGTGTACGAGGAGGCCAAGGCCGCGTGA
- a CDS encoding DUF2778 domain-containing protein, producing MLSMAAVALALGAAAWVADIGDSTPLVTAALPPANSPSFDDRFASLSGNPPARELGLRTMERSALSAVQLKLRDAKAMLAQKLQGDDWRSTLADNDQQPAAEETTKPSQRADAVPMPRSRPVQADFSAQIASSQSYADTNPRVDNRNFFEKFTDKIKLASLTPDSGLFAKAPDLAALGYDSRTAVYDISAKALYLPSGVALEAHSGMGALMDDPQHVDQRMVGATPPATYDLKPREKLFHGVRALRLTPTDGTSALGRVGLLTHTYMLGPRGDSNGCVSIKDYDRFMKAYDNGEFNRLVVVPRLGSPATVAQRASTDS from the coding sequence CTGCTGTCTATGGCTGCCGTCGCGCTGGCGCTCGGCGCCGCCGCGTGGGTCGCGGATATCGGCGATTCGACCCCGCTGGTCACCGCCGCGCTGCCGCCGGCCAATTCTCCTTCGTTCGACGATCGTTTCGCCTCGCTGTCCGGCAATCCGCCCGCCCGTGAGCTCGGCCTGCGGACGATGGAGCGCTCCGCCCTGAGTGCGGTCCAGCTCAAGCTGCGCGATGCCAAGGCGATGCTCGCCCAGAAGCTCCAGGGCGATGACTGGCGTTCGACCCTGGCCGACAACGACCAGCAGCCTGCTGCCGAAGAGACGACAAAGCCCTCGCAGCGCGCCGACGCCGTTCCCATGCCGCGTTCGCGGCCGGTCCAGGCGGACTTCTCCGCGCAGATCGCCTCGAGCCAGTCCTATGCCGACACCAATCCCAGGGTCGACAACCGCAACTTCTTCGAAAAGTTCACCGACAAGATCAAGCTGGCTTCTCTGACGCCTGACAGCGGCCTGTTCGCCAAGGCGCCGGATCTGGCGGCGCTCGGCTACGATTCACGGACGGCGGTCTATGACATCTCGGCCAAGGCGCTCTATTTGCCGAGCGGCGTCGCGCTTGAGGCCCATTCGGGCATGGGCGCGCTGATGGATGACCCCCAGCATGTCGACCAGCGCATGGTCGGCGCGACCCCACCTGCGACCTACGATCTGAAGCCCCGCGAAAAACTGTTCCACGGCGTCCGCGCGTTGCGCTTGACGCCGACCGACGGCACCAGCGCACTCGGCCGCGTCGGCCTGCTCACCCACACCTACATGCTCGGACCGCGTGGTGATTCCAACGGCTGTGTCTCGATCAAGGACTACGATCGCTTCATGAAGGCCTATGACAATGGCGAGTTCAACCGCCTGGTCGTGGTGCCGCGCCTGGGCAGCCCGGCAACTGTCGCGCAGCGCGCCAGCACCGATTCCTGA
- a CDS encoding DUF1810 domain-containing protein, whose translation MTDPFDLERFLRAQDPVFRDVLGELGQGRKRTHWMWFVFPQVAGLGFSAMSQRYAIGSRAEAAAYLAHPVLGPRLIECTRLVLAVDGRTINAILGAPDDAKFRSSMTLFDAISEEPVFDEALAKYFGGERDDATLEILSKRDRQQ comes from the coding sequence ATGACCGATCCTTTCGATCTAGAGCGCTTCCTCAGGGCCCAGGACCCGGTTTTTCGCGACGTTCTGGGGGAGCTGGGCCAAGGCCGGAAGCGGACTCACTGGATGTGGTTCGTCTTCCCGCAGGTCGCCGGCCTCGGCTTCAGCGCCATGTCGCAGCGCTACGCCATCGGCTCGCGCGCCGAGGCAGCGGCCTACCTCGCCCACCCCGTGCTCGGCCCGCGCCTGATCGAATGCACCCGCCTCGTGCTTGCCGTCGACGGGCGGACCATCAACGCGATCCTCGGCGCACCTGACGATGCCAAATTCCGCTCGTCGATGACGCTGTTCGATGCGATCTCCGAAGAGCCCGTTTTCGACGAGGCGCTCGCCAAATATTTCGGCGGCGAGCGCGACGATGCAACGCTGGAGATCCTGTCGAAACGCGACCGGCAACAGTAA
- a CDS encoding crotonase/enoyl-CoA hydratase family protein produces the protein MTSEGQIRTEVHDHVFKIIIDNVAKKNAFTPAMMEQLSDALTELHDNEAYRVGVICAEGRDFTAGLDMPKFFGPTAEKRNMNMKEGNVDPFGLAKRCRKPVVTAVQGIVFTIGIELMLAGDIVVAASDARFCQMEAKRGIAPLGGAHFRFLSRAGWGDAMYHLFLCDEFSAERAQAIGLVQEVVAPGEQVARAMALAAIIARNAPLGIQVTKEAAAKYIEGGEAAAIAYIPKIRDRVLSSADAKEGIQSFIERRAAVFQGR, from the coding sequence ATGACATCCGAAGGTCAGATCCGCACCGAGGTGCACGACCACGTCTTCAAGATCATCATCGACAATGTCGCGAAGAAGAACGCGTTCACGCCGGCGATGATGGAGCAACTGTCCGATGCGCTCACCGAACTGCACGACAACGAGGCCTATCGTGTCGGCGTGATCTGCGCCGAGGGCAGGGATTTCACCGCAGGTCTCGACATGCCGAAATTCTTCGGTCCGACCGCGGAGAAGCGCAACATGAACATGAAGGAGGGCAATGTTGATCCGTTCGGTCTTGCCAAGCGCTGTCGCAAACCCGTTGTCACCGCCGTGCAGGGCATCGTCTTCACCATCGGCATCGAGCTGATGCTCGCCGGCGATATCGTGGTCGCGGCTTCTGATGCGCGCTTCTGCCAGATGGAGGCCAAGCGCGGAATTGCGCCCTTGGGTGGCGCGCATTTCCGCTTTCTCTCGCGCGCCGGCTGGGGCGATGCGATGTATCATCTGTTCCTGTGCGACGAGTTTTCCGCCGAGCGCGCTCAGGCGATCGGGCTGGTCCAGGAGGTCGTGGCCCCCGGCGAACAGGTCGCGCGGGCGATGGCACTTGCCGCCATCATCGCGCGCAACGCGCCGCTCGGCATCCAGGTGACCAAGGAGGCGGCGGCGAAATATATCGAAGGCGGCGAGGCGGCTGCGATCGCCTACATCCCGAAAATCCGCGATCGCGTGCTGTCCAGCGCCGACGCGAAGGAGGGCATCCAGTCCTTCATCGAGCGCCGCGCAGCCGTCTTCCAGGGGCGCTGA